Proteins from a genomic interval of Streptomyces fodineus:
- a CDS encoding acyclic terpene utilization AtuA family protein, translated as MTSLRIGNFSGFYGDRFDALREMLTGGEVDVLTGDYLAELTMLILARDRLKDPGAGHARTFPRQLEDCLGLAHERGVKIVTNAGGLDPAGLAASVRELADRLGIPVRVAHVEGDDRTAAHPGTLAAHAYLGGFGIAECLRAGADIVVTGRVTDAALVTGPAAAHFGWGPTDHDRLAGAVVAGHVLECGTQATGGNYAFFQEGDVRRPGFPLAEIHADGSSVITKHPGTGGLVDIGTVTAQLLYETGGGRYAGPDVTARLDTVRLSQDGPDRVRIEGVRGEAPPPALKVGLNRLGGFRNEVVFVLTGLDIEAKASLVRAQLTDALAKSPPADVRWELVRTDRADADTEETASALLRLVVRDADERVVGRALSGAAVELALASYPGFHVLSPPGKGSPYGVFEEVYVPHGAVDHRAVLHDGRRIPVAPPQQTRPLDAVPEPALPQPLPPGPTRRAPLGLVAGARSGDKGGNANVGVWARTDEAWRWLAHELTAERFRQLIPESRELPVTRHPLPNLRAVNFVVEGILGAGVAAQARFDPQAKALGEWLRSRHLDIPEALL; from the coding sequence GTGACCAGCCTGCGCATCGGCAACTTCTCCGGCTTCTACGGCGACCGCTTCGATGCCCTGCGCGAGATGCTGACCGGCGGCGAGGTCGACGTCCTCACCGGCGACTACCTCGCCGAACTCACCATGCTGATCCTCGCCCGCGACCGGCTGAAGGACCCCGGCGCCGGTCATGCCCGCACCTTCCCGCGCCAGCTGGAGGACTGCCTGGGTCTCGCCCATGAGCGCGGCGTGAAGATCGTCACCAACGCGGGCGGACTCGATCCGGCCGGACTCGCCGCTTCCGTGCGGGAGTTGGCCGACCGGCTCGGCATCCCGGTCCGCGTCGCCCACGTCGAGGGCGACGACCGCACCGCCGCGCACCCCGGCACCCTCGCCGCCCACGCCTACCTCGGCGGCTTCGGCATCGCCGAGTGTCTGCGGGCCGGCGCGGACATCGTCGTCACCGGGCGCGTGACCGACGCGGCCCTCGTCACCGGGCCCGCCGCCGCCCACTTCGGCTGGGGCCCCACGGACCACGACCGGCTCGCGGGCGCGGTCGTCGCCGGGCATGTGCTGGAGTGCGGGACGCAGGCCACCGGCGGGAACTACGCGTTCTTCCAGGAGGGGGACGTACGCCGGCCGGGCTTCCCGCTCGCCGAGATCCACGCCGACGGCAGCAGCGTCATCACCAAGCACCCCGGCACCGGCGGCCTGGTCGACATCGGCACGGTCACCGCGCAGCTGCTGTACGAGACCGGCGGCGGGCGGTACGCCGGGCCCGATGTCACCGCCCGGCTGGACACCGTACGGCTGAGCCAGGACGGACCGGACCGGGTGCGGATCGAGGGCGTACGCGGCGAGGCGCCGCCGCCGGCCCTGAAAGTCGGGCTGAACCGGCTCGGCGGCTTCCGCAACGAGGTCGTGTTCGTCCTCACCGGGCTCGACATCGAGGCCAAGGCGAGCCTGGTGCGGGCCCAGCTCACCGACGCCCTCGCCAAGTCGCCGCCCGCGGACGTGCGTTGGGAGCTCGTCCGCACCGACCGGGCCGACGCCGACACCGAGGAGACCGCGAGCGCCCTGCTGCGGCTCGTCGTACGGGACGCGGACGAGCGGGTCGTCGGGCGCGCGCTGAGCGGGGCCGCCGTGGAGCTGGCGCTGGCCAGCTATCCCGGCTTCCATGTGCTGTCCCCACCGGGGAAGGGCTCGCCTTATGGGGTCTTCGAGGAGGTGTACGTCCCCCATGGCGCCGTAGACCATAGGGCCGTCCTCCACGACGGACGCCGTATCCCTGTGGCGCCGCCCCAGCAGACCCGGCCCCTGGACGCCGTACCGGAGCCGGCCCTTCCGCAGCCCCTGCCGCCCGGACCGACCCGCCGCGCGCCCCTCGGCCTGGTCGCCGGGGCCCGCAGCGGCGACAAGGGCGGGAACGCCAACGTCGGCGTCTGGGCCCGTACCGACGAGGCCTGGCGGTGGCTCGCGCACGAGCTGACCGCCGAAAGGTTCCGGCAGCTGATCCCCGAGAGCCGGGAGCTGCCCGTCACCCGGCATCCGCTGCCGAACCTCCGCGCGGTCAACTTCGTCGTCGAGGGCATCCTCGGCGCGGGCGTCGCCGCGCAGGCCCGCTTCGACCCGCAGGCCAAGGCCCTCGGCGAATGGCTGCGCTCCCGCCACCTGGACATCCCGGAGGCCCTGCTGTGA
- a CDS encoding acyl-CoA carboxylase subunit beta, which yields MTVLTSALDPAGPDHRAHREAMLAKLAELDAEHAKALAGGGEKYVRRHRERGKLLARERIELLLDPDTPFLELSPLAAWGSDYTVGASLVTGIGVVEGVECLITANDPTVRGGASNPWSLKKALRANDIALANRLPCISLVESGGADLPSQKEIFIPGGAIFRDLTRLSAAGIPTVAVVFGNSTAGGAYIPGMSDHVIMVKERAKVFLGGPPLVKMATGEESDDESLGGAEMHARVSGLADYFAVDEPDALRQARRVVARLGHRKAYPDPGPAEPPKYDPEELLGIVPGDLKTPFDPREVIARIVDASDFDEFKPLYGTSLVTGWAALHGYPVGILANAQGVLFSAESQKAAQFIQLANQRDIPLLFLHNTTGYMVGKEYEQGGIIKHGSMMINAVGNSRVPHLSVLMGASYGAGHYGMCGRAYDPRFLFAWPSAKSAVMGPQQLAGVLSIVARQSAAAKGRPYDEDADAALRAMVEQQIESESLPMFLSGRLYDDGVIDPRDTRTVLGLCLSALHTAPYEGVRGGFGVFRM from the coding sequence GTGACCGTCCTGACCTCGGCCCTGGATCCGGCCGGCCCCGACCACCGCGCGCACCGCGAGGCCATGCTCGCCAAGCTCGCCGAACTCGACGCCGAGCACGCCAAGGCGCTCGCGGGCGGCGGCGAGAAGTACGTCCGACGGCATCGCGAGCGCGGCAAGTTGCTCGCCCGCGAGCGCATCGAGCTGCTCCTCGATCCCGACACGCCGTTCCTGGAGCTGTCCCCGCTGGCCGCCTGGGGGAGCGACTACACGGTCGGCGCCTCGCTCGTCACCGGCATCGGTGTCGTCGAGGGCGTGGAGTGCCTGATCACCGCCAACGACCCGACCGTACGCGGCGGCGCCAGCAACCCCTGGTCGCTGAAGAAGGCCCTGCGCGCCAACGACATCGCCCTCGCCAACCGGCTGCCCTGCATCTCCCTGGTGGAGTCGGGCGGTGCGGATCTGCCGTCCCAGAAGGAGATCTTCATCCCGGGCGGCGCGATCTTCCGCGACCTCACCCGCCTCTCGGCCGCCGGAATCCCGACCGTCGCGGTCGTCTTCGGCAACTCCACCGCCGGCGGCGCCTACATCCCCGGCATGTCCGACCACGTGATCATGGTCAAGGAGCGGGCGAAGGTCTTCCTCGGCGGACCGCCGCTGGTGAAGATGGCCACCGGCGAGGAGAGCGACGACGAGTCCCTGGGTGGCGCGGAGATGCACGCGCGCGTGTCGGGCCTCGCCGACTACTTCGCCGTCGACGAGCCGGACGCCCTGCGCCAGGCGCGCCGCGTGGTCGCCCGGCTGGGCCACCGCAAGGCGTACCCGGATCCCGGCCCCGCCGAGCCGCCCAAGTACGACCCGGAGGAGCTGCTGGGCATCGTCCCCGGTGACCTCAAGACCCCCTTCGACCCGCGCGAGGTCATCGCCCGGATCGTCGACGCCTCCGACTTCGACGAGTTCAAGCCGCTGTACGGGACCAGCCTGGTGACCGGCTGGGCGGCCCTGCACGGCTACCCGGTCGGCATCCTGGCCAACGCCCAGGGCGTGTTGTTCAGCGCGGAGTCGCAGAAGGCCGCCCAGTTCATCCAGCTCGCCAACCAGCGCGACATCCCGCTGCTCTTCCTGCACAACACCACCGGCTACATGGTCGGCAAGGAGTACGAGCAGGGCGGCATCATCAAGCACGGCTCGATGATGATCAACGCGGTCGGCAACAGCCGGGTCCCGCACCTGTCCGTGCTGATGGGGGCGTCGTACGGCGCCGGGCACTACGGCATGTGCGGGCGCGCCTACGACCCCCGGTTCCTGTTCGCCTGGCCCAGCGCCAAGTCCGCCGTCATGGGCCCACAGCAGCTCGCCGGTGTGCTGTCGATCGTCGCCCGGCAGTCGGCGGCGGCGAAGGGGCGGCCGTACGACGAGGACGCGGACGCCGCCCTGCGCGCGATGGTGGAGCAGCAGATCGAGTCCGAGTCGCTGCCGATGTTCCTGTCCGGGCGGCTGTACGACGACGGCGTCATCGACCCGCGCGACACCCGCACCGTCCTAGGCCTGTGCCTGTCCGCCCTCCACACCGCGCCCTACGAGGGCGTGCGCGGCGGCTTCGGCGTCTTCCGGATGTGA
- a CDS encoding acetyl/propionyl/methylcrotonyl-CoA carboxylase subunit alpha, whose translation MITTLLVANRGEIACRIIRTCRELGIRTVAVHSDADENALHARVADTAVRLPGAAPAETYLRGDLIVKAALAAGADAVHPGYGFLSENPGFARAVLDAGLTWIGPPPEAIEAMASKTRAKDLMGIASLAEADVTEADLPVLVKAAAGGGGRGMRIVRRLQELPGALKAARAEAASAFGDGEVFVEPYLEHGRHVEVQILADTHGTIWPLGTRDCSLQRRHQKVIEEAPAPGLSEALTEDMYALAVQAVCAVAYVGAGTVEFLVADGRAHFLEMNTRLQVEHPVTEAVFGIDLVAEQIRVAEGHALEKDPPRARGHAIEARLYAEDPARDWAPQTGTLHHLAVPAGVRLDTGYTDGDTIGVHYDPMLAKLVAHAPTRTEAIRRLAGALERAEVHGPVTNRDLLVRSLRHEEFTGGRMDTGFYDRHLAELTRPAPDPYAPLAAALADAHARSRFGGWRNLPSQPQVKRYAMAGEEHEVHYRHTRQGLAADGVRVVHADAHLVVLEVDGVERRFTVSAYGDEIHVGSTRLTALPRFPDPTAQLAPGSLLAPMPGTVVRVAEGLQEGAAVQAGRPLIWLEAMKMQHQISAPVTGTLSALHVRTGQQVEPGMLLAVVQETSS comes from the coding sequence GTGATTACGACACTGCTCGTCGCCAACCGGGGCGAGATCGCCTGCCGGATCATCCGCACCTGCCGTGAGTTGGGTATCCGGACGGTCGCCGTGCACTCGGACGCCGACGAGAACGCGCTCCACGCGCGCGTGGCCGACACGGCGGTACGGCTGCCGGGCGCGGCGCCCGCCGAGACGTATCTGCGCGGCGACCTGATCGTGAAGGCCGCCCTCGCGGCCGGCGCGGACGCTGTGCACCCCGGCTACGGCTTCCTCTCCGAGAACCCCGGCTTCGCCCGCGCGGTCCTCGACGCCGGTCTGACCTGGATCGGCCCGCCCCCTGAGGCCATCGAGGCGATGGCGTCCAAGACCCGCGCGAAGGACCTGATGGGCATCGCGTCCCTCGCCGAAGCCGACGTCACCGAGGCCGACCTGCCGGTGCTGGTGAAGGCGGCCGCCGGCGGCGGGGGGCGCGGGATGCGGATCGTGCGCCGCCTTCAGGAGCTGCCCGGCGCGCTGAAGGCCGCGCGCGCCGAGGCCGCGAGCGCCTTCGGCGACGGCGAGGTCTTCGTGGAGCCGTACCTGGAGCACGGCCGCCATGTCGAGGTGCAGATCCTCGCCGACACCCACGGCACGATCTGGCCGCTCGGCACCCGCGACTGCTCCCTCCAGCGCCGCCACCAGAAGGTCATCGAGGAGGCCCCGGCACCCGGACTCTCCGAGGCGCTCACCGAGGACATGTACGCGCTGGCCGTACAGGCCGTGTGCGCCGTCGCCTACGTGGGCGCGGGCACCGTCGAGTTCCTGGTCGCCGACGGCCGCGCGCACTTCCTGGAGATGAACACCCGCCTCCAGGTCGAACACCCCGTCACCGAGGCGGTGTTCGGCATCGACCTGGTCGCCGAGCAGATCCGCGTCGCGGAGGGCCACGCCCTCGAAAAGGACCCGCCACGCGCGCGTGGCCACGCGATCGAGGCCCGCCTGTACGCCGAGGACCCCGCCCGCGACTGGGCCCCGCAGACCGGCACCCTGCACCACCTCGCCGTACCGGCCGGCGTACGCCTGGACACCGGCTACACCGACGGCGACACCATCGGCGTCCACTACGACCCGATGCTCGCCAAGCTCGTCGCCCACGCGCCCACCCGCACGGAGGCGATCCGCCGGCTCGCGGGCGCACTGGAGCGAGCCGAAGTGCACGGCCCGGTCACCAACAGGGACCTCCTCGTACGCTCCCTGCGCCACGAGGAGTTCACCGGCGGCCGTATGGACACCGGCTTCTACGACCGCCACCTCGCCGAACTGACCCGGCCGGCCCCCGACCCCTACGCCCCCCTGGCCGCCGCCCTCGCCGACGCCCACGCCCGCTCCCGGTTCGGCGGCTGGCGCAACCTGCCCTCGCAGCCGCAGGTCAAGCGGTACGCGATGGCGGGGGAGGAGCACGAGGTGCACTACCGGCACACCCGGCAGGGCCTCGCCGCCGACGGAGTCCGGGTCGTGCACGCCGACGCACATCTGGTCGTCCTCGAAGTGGACGGTGTGGAACGCCGGTTCACGGTGTCCGCGTACGGCGACGAGATCCACGTCGGCTCCACCCGCCTCACCGCCCTGCCCCGCTTCCCCGACCCCACCGCCCAGCTGGCACCGGGCTCCCTGCTGGCCCCGATGCCGGGCACGGTCGTACGCGTTGCCGAGGGCCTTCAGGAGGGGGCGGCCGTCCAGGCGGGCCGGCCCCTGATCTGGCTGGAGGCGATGAAGATGCAGCACCAGATCTCGGCGCCGGTCACCGGAACGCTCAGCGCCTTGCACGTCAGGACCGGCCAGCAGGTCGAGCCGGGCATGTTGCTCGCCGTAGTGCAGGAAACCTCTTCTTAG
- a CDS encoding acyl-CoA dehydrogenase family protein, giving the protein MTAVIESEEHKALRSAVAALGKRYGRDYLVQTVAAGKPPTELWSDAGKLGYLGVNLPEEYGGGGGGITELSIVLEELGAAGSPLLMLVVSPAICGTVISRFGTEAQKRTWLPGIADGTRLMAFGITEPDAGSNSHRITTTARRDGTDWLLTGRKVFISGVDMADAVLIVGRTEDARTGRLKPCLFIVPTDAEGFRKRPIDMELGAAEKQFELVLDDVRLPADALVGDEDAGLLQLFAGLNPERIMTAAFAIGMGRYALAKAIEYARDRTVWKTPIGAHQAIAHPLAQAHIDLELARLMMQKAAHLYDAGDDIGAGEAANMAKYAAGEACVKAVDQAVHTLGGNGLTREFGLASLITAARVARIAPVSREMILNYVSHQTLGLPKSY; this is encoded by the coding sequence ATGACCGCCGTCATCGAATCCGAAGAGCACAAAGCCCTCCGATCCGCCGTGGCCGCCCTCGGCAAACGCTACGGCCGCGACTACCTGGTCCAGACCGTAGCCGCGGGCAAACCCCCCACCGAACTCTGGTCCGACGCGGGCAAACTCGGTTACCTGGGCGTCAACCTCCCCGAGGAGTACGGCGGCGGAGGAGGCGGCATCACCGAACTCTCCATCGTCCTCGAAGAGCTGGGCGCGGCGGGCTCGCCGCTGCTCATGCTCGTGGTCTCCCCCGCCATCTGCGGCACGGTCATCTCCCGCTTCGGCACCGAGGCCCAGAAACGGACCTGGCTCCCCGGGATCGCCGACGGCACCCGCCTCATGGCCTTCGGCATCACCGAACCCGACGCCGGGTCCAACTCCCACCGCATCACCACCACGGCGCGCCGCGACGGCACCGACTGGCTCCTCACCGGCCGCAAGGTCTTCATCTCCGGTGTCGACATGGCCGACGCCGTCCTGATCGTCGGCCGTACCGAGGACGCCCGCACCGGACGCCTCAAGCCCTGCCTGTTCATCGTCCCGACGGACGCCGAGGGCTTCCGGAAGCGGCCGATCGACATGGAACTGGGCGCCGCGGAGAAGCAGTTCGAGCTGGTCCTGGACGACGTACGGCTGCCCGCCGACGCGCTCGTGGGCGACGAGGACGCCGGTCTGCTGCAGCTGTTCGCCGGGCTCAACCCCGAACGCATCATGACGGCGGCCTTCGCCATCGGGATGGGCCGCTACGCGCTCGCCAAGGCGATCGAGTACGCCCGCGACCGCACCGTGTGGAAGACCCCGATCGGCGCCCACCAGGCCATCGCCCACCCCCTGGCGCAGGCGCACATCGACCTGGAGCTGGCCCGGCTGATGATGCAGAAGGCGGCCCATCTCTACGACGCCGGCGACGACATCGGCGCGGGCGAGGCCGCGAACATGGCCAAGTACGCGGCGGGGGAGGCCTGCGTGAAGGCCGTGGACCAGGCCGTGCACACCCTCGGCGGCAACGGGCTCACCCGCGAGTTCGGGCTCGCCTCGCTGATAACGGCCGCGCGCGTGGCTCGTATCGCCCCGGTGAGCCGGGAGATGATTCTGAACTACGTCTCCCATCAGACCCTGGGCCTGCCCAAGTCGTACTAG
- a CDS encoding 4-coumarate--CoA ligase family protein — translation MFRSEYADVPPVELPIHEAVLGRAAEFGARPALIDGTDGTTLTYEQVNRFHRRVAAGLADAGVRKGDVLALHSPNTIAFPTAFYAATRAGASVTTVHPLATPEEFAGQLDDSGARWIVTVSPLLETARRAAELVGGIREIFVCDSAPGHRSLIDMLATTAPEPQLAFDPAEDIAALPYSSGTTGVPKGVMLTHRQIATNLAQLEPAVPTTQDERILAVLPFFHIYGLTALMNAPLRKGATVVVLPRFDLETFLAAIETHRITGLYVAPPIVLALAKHPAVTRYDLSCLKYVLSAAAPLDARLARACADRLGLPPIGQAYGMTELSPGTHVVPLDRLHDAPAGTVGRLIAGTEMRIVSLDDPGKDLGTGESGEILIRGPQVMKGYLGRPDATTAMIDTEGWLHTGDVGHVDEDGWLFVVDRVKELIKYKGFQVAPAELEALLLTHPGIADAAVVGTYNDDGNEVPHAFVVRRADAAEQPTENEIMLYVAERVAPYKRVRQVTFIDTVPRAASGKILRRELRELT, via the coding sequence GTGTTCCGCAGCGAGTACGCAGACGTTCCGCCCGTAGAACTCCCCATCCACGAGGCCGTCCTGGGCCGTGCCGCCGAGTTCGGCGCGCGTCCCGCCCTCATCGACGGCACGGACGGCACCACCCTCACGTACGAGCAGGTGAACCGGTTCCACCGGCGCGTCGCCGCCGGTCTCGCCGACGCGGGCGTCCGCAAGGGCGACGTCCTCGCCCTGCACAGCCCCAACACCATCGCCTTCCCGACCGCCTTCTACGCGGCCACGCGCGCGGGTGCCTCCGTCACCACGGTGCACCCGCTCGCCACGCCCGAGGAGTTCGCGGGGCAGCTCGACGACAGCGGCGCGCGCTGGATCGTCACCGTCTCACCCCTGCTGGAGACGGCCCGCCGCGCCGCCGAACTGGTCGGCGGGATACGGGAGATATTCGTCTGCGACAGCGCCCCCGGGCACCGCTCGCTCATCGACATGCTCGCCACCACCGCCCCCGAGCCGCAGCTCGCCTTCGACCCGGCCGAGGACATCGCCGCGCTGCCGTACTCCTCCGGCACCACCGGCGTCCCCAAGGGCGTGATGCTCACCCACCGGCAGATCGCCACCAACCTCGCCCAGCTGGAGCCCGCCGTCCCGACGACGCAGGACGAGCGCATCCTCGCCGTCCTGCCGTTCTTCCACATCTACGGGCTCACCGCCCTGATGAACGCGCCGCTGCGCAAGGGCGCCACGGTCGTCGTCCTGCCCCGCTTCGACCTGGAGACCTTCCTCGCGGCCATCGAGACCCATCGCATCACCGGCCTGTACGTCGCCCCGCCGATCGTCCTGGCCCTCGCCAAGCATCCGGCGGTCACCCGGTACGACCTCTCCTGCCTGAAGTACGTGCTGAGCGCCGCCGCCCCGCTGGACGCCCGGCTCGCCCGCGCCTGCGCCGACCGGCTCGGCCTGCCCCCGATCGGCCAGGCCTACGGCATGACGGAACTGTCCCCCGGCACCCACGTCGTCCCCCTCGACCGGCTGCACGACGCCCCCGCCGGCACCGTCGGCAGGCTGATCGCCGGTACCGAGATGCGCATCGTGTCCCTGGACGACCCCGGCAAGGACCTCGGCACCGGCGAGTCCGGCGAGATCCTGATCCGCGGCCCCCAGGTGATGAAGGGCTACCTCGGCCGCCCCGACGCCACCACCGCCATGATCGACACCGAGGGCTGGCTGCACACCGGGGACGTGGGGCACGTCGACGAGGACGGCTGGCTGTTCGTCGTGGACCGGGTGAAGGAACTCATCAAGTACAAGGGCTTCCAGGTGGCCCCGGCCGAACTGGAGGCCCTGCTGCTCACCCACCCCGGCATCGCCGACGCCGCCGTCGTCGGCACCTACAACGACGACGGCAACGAGGTCCCGCACGCCTTCGTGGTCCGCCGGGCCGATGCCGCCGAACAGCCGACGGAGAACGAGATCATGCTGTACGTCGCCGAACGCGTCGCCCCCTACAAACGCGTCCGCCAGGTCACCTTCATCGACACCGTCCCACGCGCCGCCTCCGGCAAGATCCTGCGCCGGGAACTCCGGGAGCTGACGTGA
- a CDS encoding enoyl-CoA hydratase family protein produces MTSISRTRARAVETLSLDSPDTRNALSAALVSELASALADCGKDPDVRAVVLTHTGTTFSAGADLRDPPPPDALAGLLRQLVELPKPVVARITGHVRAGGLGLLAACDIAAASTAATFAFTEVRIGVAPAVISLPVLARTDPRALARYYLTGERFDAPEAVRLGLLTTTADDVDEALAPLLDGLRRSAPQALAETKRLLTARVLETFDRDAADLTALSARLFASDQAREGMTAFLERRDAAWVV; encoded by the coding sequence GTGACGTCGATCAGCCGCACGCGCGCGCGTGCCGTCGAAACCCTCAGCCTCGACTCCCCCGACACCCGCAACGCGCTCTCGGCGGCCCTCGTGTCCGAGCTCGCGAGCGCCCTCGCCGACTGCGGCAAGGACCCGGACGTCCGGGCCGTCGTCCTCACCCACACCGGCACCACCTTCAGCGCGGGCGCCGACCTGCGCGACCCCCCGCCCCCGGACGCCCTGGCCGGCCTGCTCCGGCAACTCGTCGAGCTCCCGAAGCCGGTCGTCGCCCGGATCACCGGGCACGTCCGCGCGGGCGGCCTCGGCCTGCTCGCCGCCTGCGACATCGCCGCCGCCTCCACCGCGGCCACCTTCGCCTTCACCGAGGTCCGCATCGGCGTCGCCCCCGCGGTGATCTCCCTGCCGGTCCTTGCGCGCACCGACCCCCGCGCCCTGGCCCGCTACTACCTCACCGGCGAACGCTTCGACGCGCCGGAAGCCGTACGCCTGGGTCTTCTCACGACGACGGCCGACGACGTCGACGAGGCCCTCGCCCCGCTCCTCGACGGCCTGCGCCGCTCCGCCCCGCAGGCCCTGGCCGAGACGAAACGGCTGCTCACGGCTAGGGTGCTGGAGACATTCGACCGGGACGCGGCGGACCTGACCGCCCTCTCGGCCCGGCTGTTCGCCTCCGACCAGGCCCGGGAGGGGATGACGGCCTTCCTGGAAAGACGGGACGCGGCATGGGTGGTGTGA
- a CDS encoding TetR/AcrR family transcriptional regulator has protein sequence MSTTAEHGPVPRERDRAPKQDRSRATRQRLLEAAVACLAEHGWAGSTVAVVAERAGVSRGAAQHHFPTREDLFTAAVEYVAEERSTALRALFPAGPGDRRAVVAALVDLYTGPLFRAALHLWVAASNEDQLRAPVTELEARVGRETHRIAVELLGADESRPGARETVQGFLDMARGLGLANLLTDDTTRRERVVAQWADLLDTALG, from the coding sequence ATGAGCACGACGGCGGAACACGGCCCTGTGCCCAGGGAGCGCGACCGCGCGCCCAAGCAGGACCGCAGCCGGGCCACCCGGCAGCGGCTCCTGGAGGCCGCCGTGGCCTGCCTGGCCGAACACGGCTGGGCGGGCTCCACCGTCGCCGTCGTCGCCGAACGCGCCGGCGTCTCCCGGGGCGCCGCCCAGCACCACTTCCCGACCCGCGAGGACCTGTTCACCGCCGCCGTCGAGTACGTCGCCGAGGAACGCTCCACCGCCCTCAGGGCCCTCTTCCCGGCCGGCCCCGGCGACCGCCGTGCCGTCGTCGCCGCCCTGGTCGACCTCTACACCGGCCCCCTCTTCCGCGCCGCCCTGCACCTGTGGGTCGCCGCCTCCAACGAGGACCAGCTCCGCGCCCCGGTGACCGAGCTGGAGGCCCGCGTCGGCCGCGAGACGCACCGCATCGCCGTGGAACTCCTCGGCGCCGACGAGTCCCGCCCCGGCGCCCGCGAGACCGTCCAGGGCTTCCTGGACATGGCCCGCGGCCTCGGCCTCGCCAACCTCCTCACCGACGACACCACCCGCCGCGAACGGGTCGTCGCCCAGTGGGCCGACCTGCTGGACACGGCACTGGGCTGA
- a CDS encoding isopenicillin N synthase family dioxygenase: protein MTTYTATTPSYDQLPIIDLSAADRGPQARALLHAQLHSAAHDVGFFQLVGHGVTPAETDALLTAMRAFFALPEADRLALDNINSPHFRGYTRTGDERTAGARDWRDQLDIGAERPARIPGPGEPPYWWLQGPNQWPAALPELRTAALAWIDRLSAVAERLLHELLTAIGAPAGFYDPIFGDRAHPHLKLVRYPGSAADGTDQGVGAHKDYGFLTLLLQDTVGGLQVHREDGLFHDVPPLAGAFVVNLGELLEVATNGYLLATNHRVVSPPGATERFSVPFFYNPRLDARVEPLPFPHASKAPGITTDPSNPLYAEYGYNELKGKLRAHPLVAERHHGNLMTPAA, encoded by the coding sequence ATGACGACGTACACCGCGACGACCCCGTCGTACGACCAGCTGCCCATCATCGACCTGTCGGCTGCCGACCGCGGCCCCCAGGCCCGAGCCCTGCTCCACGCCCAGCTGCACAGCGCCGCCCACGACGTGGGCTTCTTCCAGCTCGTCGGGCACGGCGTGACCCCGGCCGAGACCGACGCGCTGCTCACCGCCATGCGCGCCTTCTTCGCCCTCCCCGAGGCCGACCGGCTCGCCCTGGACAACATCAACTCGCCCCATTTCCGCGGCTACACCCGCACCGGCGACGAACGCACCGCCGGCGCCCGCGACTGGCGCGACCAGCTCGACATCGGCGCCGAACGCCCCGCCCGCATCCCCGGCCCCGGCGAACCCCCGTACTGGTGGCTCCAGGGCCCCAACCAGTGGCCCGCCGCCCTCCCCGAGCTGCGCACGGCGGCCCTGGCCTGGATCGACAGGCTGAGCGCGGTGGCCGAACGCCTCCTGCACGAACTGCTCACCGCCATCGGCGCCCCGGCCGGCTTCTACGACCCCATCTTCGGCGACCGGGCCCACCCGCACCTGAAGCTGGTCCGCTACCCCGGCAGCGCGGCCGACGGCACCGACCAGGGAGTGGGCGCCCACAAGGACTACGGCTTCCTGACCCTGCTCCTGCAGGACACGGTCGGCGGCCTCCAGGTCCACCGCGAGGACGGCCTCTTCCACGACGTCCCGCCCCTTGCGGGCGCCTTCGTGGTCAACCTCGGCGAACTCCTGGAAGTCGCCACCAACGGCTACCTTCTGGCCACCAACCACCGCGTGGTGAGCCCACCCGGAGCGACGGAACGCTTCTCCGTGCCGTTCTTCTACAACCCGCGCCTGGACGCGCGGGTGGAGCCGCTGCCGTTCCCGCACGCCTCGAAGGCCCCCGGCATCACGACCGACCCCTCGAACCCCCTGTACGCCGAGTACGGCTACAACGAACTCAAGGGCAAGCTCAGGGCGCATCCGCTGGTGGCAGAACGGCACCATGGGAACCTGATGACACCGGCGGCATGA